A single region of the Gopherus evgoodei ecotype Sinaloan lineage chromosome 3, rGopEvg1_v1.p, whole genome shotgun sequence genome encodes:
- the POPDC3 gene encoding popeye domain-containing protein 3 — translation MGENESFWESLIYAHPTCVAWKQEQEGSIYQLASILFVVGFMGGSGFFGLMYVFSLLGLGFLCSSIWAWLDVCAADIFSWNFVLFVICFIQFIYVTYQVRSVSFEKEFQELYSSLFQPLGISLTVFRKIVLCCDAEVITLEKEHCYAMQGKTPIDKLSMLVSGRIRVTVDGEFLHYIFPLQFLDSPEWDSLRPTEEGIFQVTLTAETDCRYVAWRRKKLYLLFAKHRFISRLFSILIGSDIADKLYALNDRVHVGKGLRYDIRLPNFYQVAVPGTPKVQPAEQLVSNSRHKFSNIANCDSSKK, via the exons ATGGGAGAAAATGAAAGTTTTTGGGAGAGCTTGATATATGCACATCCTACCTGTGTAGCCTGGAAGCAAGAGCAAGAGGGATCGATCTACCAACTAGCTAGTATTCTATTTGTTGTTGGCTTCATGGGAGGAAGTGGATTCTTTGGGCTAATGTACGTCTTCAGTTTGCTTGGATTGGGCTTTCTCTGCTCTTCTATATGGGCTTGGCTGGATGTATGTGCTGCTGATATCTTCTCCTGGAATTTTGTCCTTTTTGTGATATGCTTCATACAATTTATTTATGTTACCTACCAAGTTCGGAGTGTTTCCTTTGAAAAAGAATTCCAGGAACTCTACAGTTCTCTTTTTCAGCCTCTGGGAATCTCCTTGACTGTTTTTAGGAAGATTGTCTTGTGTTGTGATGCAGAAGTTATTACTTTGGAGAAGGAGCATTGTTATGCTATGCAAGGCAAAACACCTATTGATAAACTCTCTATGCTTGTGTCTGGAAG GATCAGAGTGACAGTTGATGGAGAGTTTCTGCATTATATTTTCCCCCTTCAATTTCTGGATTCTCCTGAATGGGATTCCCTAAGACCCACAGAAGAGGGTATTTTCCAG GTAACTCTTACAGCAGAGACGGACTGTCGATATGTGGCTTGGAGGAGAAAGAAACTGTATTTGCTGTTTGCTAAACACCGTTTCATCTCACGTCTGTTTTCAATTTTAATTGGGAGTGACATTGCTGATAAACTATATGCCTTGAATGACAGAGTGCACGTAGGGAAAGGACTTCGATACGACATCCGGTTACCAAACTTCTACCAAGTGGCAGTACCAGGGACACCCAAAGTGCAACCtgcagaacaacttgtgagcaatTCAAGACATAAGTTCTCTAACATTGCAAACTGTGACTCTTCTAAAAAATAA